A window of the Bufo gargarizans isolate SCDJY-AF-19 chromosome 1, ASM1485885v1, whole genome shotgun sequence genome harbors these coding sequences:
- the ORAI1 gene encoding calcium release-activated calcium channel protein 1 isoform X2, translated as MVEVQLDATHEYPAGLLIAFSVCTTVLVAVHLFALMVSTCILPNIEAVSNVHNLNSVKESPHERMHRHIELAWAFSTVIGTLLFLAEVVLLCWVKFLPVNNPKLLVNQTFISPGKEAAIASTCIMVPFGFIFIVFAVHFYRSLVGHKTDRQFQELNELAELAQLQDQLDNRGDSTQSPGHYP; from the coding sequence ATGGTTGAAGTCCAGCTAGATGCAACCCATGAATATCCAGCCGGCCTACTGATAGCTTTCAGTGTCTGTACTACTGTGTTGGTTGCTGTACACTTATTTGCGCTCATGGTCAGCACCTGCATCCTGCCGAACATAGAAGCCGTGAGCAATGTCCACAATCTCAACTCCGTTAAGGAATCTCCGCATGAAAGGATGCACCGCCACATTGAGCTAGCGTGGGCCTTCTCCACAGTCATTGGAACGCTTCTCTTCCTTGCCGAAGTTGTGCTGCTTTGTTGGGTAAAATTTCTCCCGGTGAACAATCCCAAGTTGCTAGTCAATCAGACCTTCATCAGTCCTGGGAAAGAAGCGGCAATAGCGTCAACGTGCATAATGGTGCCGTTTGGATTCATTTTTATAGTGTTTGCGGTTCATTTCTACAGGTCACTCGTCGGCCACAAAACAGATCGACAGTTCCAGGAGCTGAATGAACTCGCCGAACTGGCTCAACTTCAAGACCAATTAGACAATAGAGGGGACTCTACCCAATCCCCTGGTCATtacccctaa